A part of Apostichopus japonicus isolate 1M-3 chromosome 10, ASM3797524v1, whole genome shotgun sequence genomic DNA contains:
- the LOC139974760 gene encoding uncharacterized protein: MHDNVTKLDIKSMKKLADNIMDPQDQMYQDSESPMMGSVLSERTDNGILRSDSPVEDDKGMYSCDKCQYKAKQRSNLMRHYYTMHADLADHLECCGQFYRTKGDFRQHVKTVHKQGYLCKICNRTFSRKALLKRHSYVHNGIREFKCEHCNYATSHKSNLERHFKVHTPLLRKRRCRLSYRISNGYQKHLTVEGRHVQSEPTGIDDNGCPNFLGLPSLPCHRYGMNTLPGSGHHWGKFPIAVDEPMARGAFPARTSLEDYESILKLQMMTRKQIDVRRNSSFPSSELAVLQNLSTAAQKHVAPLIGHHPPAPPSHHESLQNRLSQKDPPMFAPCEPNCFCAPKAMWMLPIYQGFLSHEIYAQLNSKSLNRSQPHTRLEHASHRGHFEVPPSMAHINADSASRAGNDERSIYLDLLKMQENVITSETPKQFNRDFTKKKTRHEETVIKAAEKEVTKSVMREKTTLVSEVIKKDHKVPQSDQPLKKRYKRFFIENIK, encoded by the coding sequence ATAACGTTACTAAACTGGATATTAAATCAATGAAGAAGTTAGCAGATAACATAATGGATCCACAAGATCAGATGTATCAAGATTCAGAGAGTCCAATGATGGGATCTGTCCTCAGCGAGAGAACTGATAATGGTATCCTGCGTTCCGATAGCCCAGTTGAAGATGACAAAGGCATGTATTCATGTGACAAGTGTCAATACAAAGCCAAACAGCGCAGTAACCTTATGCGCCATTACTACACCATGCATGCGGACTTGGCGGACCATCTAGAATGCTGCGGTCAGTTCTATCGCACCAAAGGAGATTTCAGACAACACGTGAAGACAGTACATAAGCAGGGATATCTTTGTAAAATATGCAACAGAACATTTAGCAGGAAAGCGCTACTTAAACGTCATTCTTACGTGCATAACGGTATCCGGGAATTTAAGTGCGAACATTGCAATTACGCAACGAGTCACAAGAGTAACTTGGAGCGACATTTCAAAGTACACACACCGCTGTTAAGAAAAAGACGGTGTCGGTTATCGTACCGGATATCGAATGGATATCAGAAACATTTGACAGTAGAAGGCCGGCATGTGCAATCGGAACCAACGGGAATAGATGACAATGGCTGCCCCAATTTCTTGGGGCTCCCCTCGCTACCGTGTCACCGGTATGGCATGAACACACTACCGGGATCTGGTCACCATTGGGGTAAATTTCCAATCGCGGTCGACGAACCAATGGCCCGTGGTGCATTTCCAGCTCGAACGAGCCTCGAAGACTATGAGAGTATCTTAAAGTTACAGATGATGACCAGAAAGCAAATCGATGTTAGAAGAAATTCGTCTTTTCCATCCAGTGAGTTAGCAGTTCTTCAAAATCTCTCGACTGCAGCACAGAAGCACGTGGCACCTCTTATAGGTCACCACCCACCGGCACCTCCGTCCCATCACGAAAGCCTACAGAACCGGCTAAGCCAAAAGGACCCGCCGATGTTCGCGCCGTGTGAACCAAACTGCTTCTGTGCGCCAAAGGCCATGTGGATGTTACCAATATATCAAGGGTTTTTATCGCACGAGATTTACGCACAACTTAACAGCAAATCACTTAACAGGTCACAGCCTCACACAAGACTCGAACATGCTTCGCACCGCGGCCATTTTGAAGTACCGCCTTCTATGGCTCACATCAACGCAGATTCGGCGTCCCGTGCAGGAAATGACGAACGGAGTATATATTTGGATTTGCTGAAAATGCAAGAGAATGTGATAACCTCTGAAACTCCGAAACAGTTTAACCGTGACTTTACGAAGAAAAAAACGAGGCACGAGGAAACGGTGATAAAAGCGGCTGAGAAGGAGGTTACGAAATCGGTGATGAGAGAAAAGACGACTCTAGTTTCGGAGGTTATCAAAAAAGACCACAAAGTACCGCAATCTGATCAACCATTGAAGAAACGATATAAAAGATTTTTCATTGAAAACATTAAGTAA